The following are from one region of the Streptomyces changanensis genome:
- the helR gene encoding RNA polymerase recycling motor ATPase HelR, translated as MTPSTTSAFALPERLSAKADPALIAADEEHFAAIAAALEQSIAEVSDRLEATLRAPGGIGREVMERDVEVHRLSGRLRALRRFGLDLCLGHVVVEGEPEPLYVGRLGLTDGDGRRLLVDWRSPAAEPFFAATHAHPMGLVSRRRYRWTRGRISDYWDEVFTADGLERGAALDDQSAFIASLGGNRSERMRDVLATIQSDQDAIIRAGSRGALVVDGGPGTGKTVVALHRSAYLLYSDPRLGHRRGGVLFVGPHEPYLAYVADVLPSLGEEGVQTCTLRDLVPEGATAAVETDPAVARLKASAPLVRAIEKAVRFYEAPPTDAMTVTTPWGEARLSADDWAEAFDAPEPGTPHNEARDRIFDELVTILRDQFDAEVPDDLFRRALRHDRQLVGALNRAWPLLEPADLVGDLWTVPAYLRMCAPWLGPDEVRALQRADAHAWTVSDLPLLDAARQRLGDPKASLRKRRHDADVAAQRARMADVIDNVIASDHDGEGAVTMLHGQDLRDSLVDESALPTADPDVLAGPFAHVVVDEAQELTDAEWQMLLLRCPSRSFTIVGDRAQARHGFTETWQERLARVGLDRAEVASLTVNYRTPEEVMAEAEPVIRAALPDANVPTSVRSSGVPVVHGSVADRDGILDAWLAAHDEGVACVIGDPTFRGRPRVRSLTPELSKGLEFDLVVLVDPEKFGEGVEGAVDRYVAMTRATRELVVLTGPGS; from the coding sequence GTGACCCCTTCCACCACGAGCGCGTTCGCTCTGCCGGAACGTCTCTCCGCGAAGGCGGACCCGGCGCTCATCGCCGCCGACGAGGAGCACTTCGCGGCCATCGCGGCCGCCCTGGAACAGTCGATCGCCGAGGTGTCCGACCGCCTCGAAGCCACGCTGAGGGCACCCGGCGGCATCGGGCGGGAGGTGATGGAGCGGGACGTGGAGGTGCACCGGCTGTCCGGGCGCCTGCGCGCCCTGCGCCGCTTCGGCCTCGACCTGTGCCTGGGCCACGTCGTCGTCGAGGGCGAGCCGGAGCCCCTGTACGTCGGGCGGCTCGGCCTCACCGACGGCGACGGGCGCCGGCTGCTGGTCGACTGGCGCTCCCCGGCGGCGGAGCCGTTCTTCGCGGCGACCCACGCCCATCCGATGGGTCTGGTCAGCCGCCGCCGCTACCGCTGGACCCGCGGCCGGATCAGCGACTACTGGGACGAGGTGTTCACCGCCGACGGGCTGGAGCGGGGCGCCGCGCTCGACGACCAGTCGGCGTTCATCGCCAGCCTGGGCGGCAACCGGTCGGAGCGGATGCGGGACGTCCTCGCCACCATCCAGTCCGACCAGGACGCCATCATCCGGGCGGGCTCCCGCGGCGCCCTCGTCGTGGACGGCGGCCCCGGTACGGGCAAGACCGTCGTCGCCCTGCACCGCTCCGCGTACCTCCTGTACTCCGACCCGCGCCTCGGCCACCGTCGGGGCGGGGTGCTGTTCGTCGGCCCGCACGAGCCGTACCTCGCGTACGTCGCGGACGTCCTGCCCAGCCTCGGCGAGGAGGGCGTGCAGACGTGCACCCTGCGCGACCTCGTCCCCGAGGGCGCCACGGCGGCGGTCGAGACGGACCCGGCCGTGGCCCGGCTGAAGGCGTCCGCGCCCCTGGTCCGGGCGATCGAGAAGGCCGTCCGGTTCTACGAGGCCCCGCCCACGGACGCCATGACGGTCACCACCCCCTGGGGCGAGGCCCGGCTGTCGGCCGACGACTGGGCGGAGGCGTTCGACGCGCCCGAGCCCGGCACCCCGCACAACGAGGCGCGCGACCGGATCTTCGACGAACTGGTCACGATCCTCCGCGACCAGTTCGACGCCGAGGTACCGGACGACCTGTTCCGCAGGGCGCTGCGGCACGACCGGCAACTGGTCGGGGCGTTGAACCGCGCCTGGCCGCTGCTGGAGCCGGCCGACCTCGTCGGCGACCTGTGGACCGTACCGGCGTACCTGCGGATGTGCGCGCCCTGGCTGGGCCCCGACGAGGTGCGGGCGCTCCAGCGCGCGGACGCCCACGCGTGGACGGTGTCCGACCTGCCGCTCCTGGACGCCGCCCGGCAGCGGCTCGGCGACCCCAAGGCGTCCCTGCGCAAGCGCCGGCACGACGCGGACGTCGCCGCCCAGCGGGCCCGCATGGCCGACGTGATCGACAACGTCATCGCCTCCGACCACGACGGCGAGGGCGCGGTGACGATGCTGCACGGCCAGGACCTGCGCGACAGCCTCGTCGACGAGTCCGCGCTGCCCACGGCCGACCCGGACGTCCTCGCGGGGCCGTTCGCGCACGTCGTGGTGGACGAGGCGCAGGAGCTGACCGACGCGGAGTGGCAGATGCTGCTCCTGCGCTGCCCGTCCCGCAGCTTCACCATCGTCGGCGACCGCGCCCAGGCCCGGCACGGGTTCACGGAGACCTGGCAGGAGCGGCTGGCGCGGGTCGGCCTCGACCGGGCCGAGGTGGCCTCCCTCACGGTCAACTACCGCACCCCGGAGGAGGTCATGGCGGAGGCCGAGCCGGTCATCCGGGCCGCGCTCCCCGACGCCAACGTGCCGACCTCCGTCCGCAGCAGCGGCGTCCCCGTCGTCCACGGCTCCGTCGCGGACCGGGACGGCATCCTCGACGCGTGGCTCGCCGCCCATGACGAGGGGGTCGCCTGCGTCATCGGCGACCCCACGTTCCGGGGCCGCCCCCGCGTCCGGTCGCTCACGCCGGAGCTGTCGAAGGGCCTGGAGTTCGACCTGGTCGTCCTCGTGGACCCGGAGAAGTTCGGCGAGGGCGTCGAGGGAGCGGTCGACCGCTACGTCGCGATGACGCGCGCGACGCGGGAACTCGTCGTCCTCACGGGGCCAGGGTCCTGA